The following DNA comes from Ictalurus punctatus breed USDA103 chromosome 19, Coco_2.0, whole genome shotgun sequence.
ACCCGGTGATCCTCAAACCAGTCCTCAGGACCATGCTGATGCACCACGTTTTTGATGTTGTTTGAGTTTGGATGCGGATAAAATGTGGAGCGTCTGGAGAGCCCTGCAGGTCTGACCCGAACTCAGTGTGGTCGAGGGCTGCAGCTGTATTTTAATGGCCGTTCAGCTTGTGTGTAATCACGGGTATATTGTGTGTCATTAGTATCCTGTGACAGGGAGACGTCCTCATCAAAATGTCACTTAAACGCCAAACCTCTTAGCTGCTAGATCTTCAGACAGGCCAAGACCTCATCAGTTGCACAGCGGTGTAGAGAAGCTATAAAACACAATCAGGcatgcacgcgtgtgtgtgtgtgtgtgtgtgtgtgtgtgtgtgtgtgtaagtgtaagtgtaagcatatgtttccaaaatgtttaaaatttgcTTTTACATATTTTACCCCTGTTGAATTGACATGGAATATTATTGTGTTTAGaaggaatgaaataaaaacagacttgGTTTTATCAAAAAGGGGTTTAATGTGTTTTCCCCACCCCAAAgatatctaaaaaataaaaaataaaaaatagaaagtgTTAGATTGTATAAGACATTTTTTTACAACAATACAGGGATTAggatatataaatacacaaagtgatattttcctttaaaaatatttttaaaacaataagaCATGTTAgttttattgctattattaaattacatttacaacacTTCCTCTTATATACGTTTATGAAGCTAACCCTGTCTTAGATAAGGCATGGcagatgagggggaaaaaagttccTCTTCTCCATCTTCTCTTCACTTTTTCCTTTAGTGATCCTTATGAACAATGCCATTATGTTACACTTCAGAAGCATATAGTTTTAATAGGCCAATGATGTGTGTGACCAGTGTTATAAGCATCTATAGTAAAGGCTGTACAGTAGTTTCAGAATATCAGTTCATCTCCCCCTTTTTTAAGTTTCTGAATTTCCAGGACACATAGAAGATGTGTCCCTGTGTCTAGAGGAAAAGCTGGAGATCAGTCACATACGTCAGATCCAGAAGTGTAAGAATACTGTGAACGGTGTCAAAGGTCGTCGTTGTCATCCGTGCTAAAGCTGCTCCTGCGGCTGCTCCCCTTAGACGCGTTGGGCGAAGTGGCTGAAAGCAGTGGGTCAGTCCCGAACGGAGACAGCGCCTCCTCCATGAGGAGCTCGTCCAGCCGCTGCTCCTCCTTCAGAGTGGCACTAAAGAAGTCCGTGAAGTGTGACAGCGGGTCTGAGAAGGTCGTCGAAGTGGCGTCTGCATGCTCACCAGAGGAGCTGCTGTTGCCTTCATTTCCGGCATGGAGCACAGACAGGGAGTTCCTCTGCAGGTACTCGGGGCCATTGAGCTCATCCTGTGGGTAGAGAGAAGTCTGTGCTCCAGGAGTAACCGCAGGAGCTGGAAgtgcctgctgctgctgctgctgctgttgctgctgctgtttgaGGAGGTGAGACGAGATCTCCGCTGCTCCCAGATTACTGGGCAGACCGTGAGCACGAGCTTGGATCTCTAACTcctgtcaaacacacacatatactcaagCATTAGATATCAGATAGTTGTGTCTTCACTTATAATCAAAATCTTGGATCATTATTCAAGTGTCTCTGGGGACACACTACTAAGATCTGCCCTGATCATACATCATTGATGATGAATGGAGTTGAAGCAGAACCCTAATGAGGTCTGAGGTTATTACttttcacacactctttctgAATCTACTGTATACAGGAGATGACAGGATGCAGTACTCCGTTCCATACCTTCCCCCAAGAAGAAGATAGTGGGATCACTAGGACAATGCTACCTGCCATTGCATTTTGTGTAGGTAAAGGTGGTGTCAGCTATTTTTAGGTGAGAACActttttgtaatatatatagTAAAGTTCTCTTCACATGATGACAGCTATTGTTAAAACGATCTCTGAACTGTGCAGCTGCCTCAGAAAATGTGCTGTGGACCTCCAACATCCAGCCAACCAGGACAACATATGTATGAATGGCTTTCTTATAGtcgtaaataaatatatattggcGTTAAAGTTAAAGGCTTGAAAAACATAGATCTGCTATTTATCATTTGTGAAATACATTCCCTGCATCCCAATTGGCATACTTATACTATGTACTAAAATTATGTAcgctttttgtgaagaaaaggAGCATgtaagtactgggacatactaacacgCCATGTAACGGAAGAGGACACTGtcagcataaacaaactccttgttgcatttcagcctttcttcattcattattctttatataatttatactatatcattttatttatcattcCCCTTATtgatttttccacattttatttacacctctctaaaatgcatCCTTCAGTTCGGTCAAGCAAACAGTCACAAAGCTCTTCCTCCCTCACGCAAGGAGTTAtgggcaatattagctgaaaaagtatCCACAGTTCCACACTTTGAACATTTTCctgaaatagtagaccatccgggtaccttcGGGACACTCATTTCAACATTCGGTAGACATTATTTCtcatctcggatactatttCGTACGGATAGTATGCCAGTTGGGATGCAGGGTTTGTCTTGACGTGAGATACAAAAGCCCTGTGTAGAAATCCATGTGGAAGATCAGTAGCTGCTTGATAGGGGAACTCTGGGTAATTACATTGGAGGCTAATttggatgtctgtgtgtgtgtgtgtgtgtgtgtgtgtgtgtgtgtgtgtgtgtgtgtgtgtgtgtgtgtgtgtgtttgtgtgtctgtgtgtgtgtgtgtctgtgtggaattCTGTAATATCTCTACTGCCTGCTCTTTGAGTATCTCACTACTGCGGGATTGTAATGCATAATTTCAGACAAGCGGGGACGGCAGGATTGGCTGTCCTGCATTATTAAGGTCTCATAATCTAATTCCAGGTGCATTCCTGTCCTAGTGCTCTAGCTATTAATCAGGCAATTTCCTTCAACTCCCTGTGCTTCTAATCAGAGCTTGGTTACAGACGTCAGTAAGACATGGGACAGTTTCGAGTTAGTTGTTTTGGTCCGTCTTACTTGTATTAGCCACTCTTCCTTTTTGTTACTATTTTACATGAACTCTATTATCCACTTTTCCTACCTGAATCCTGAGCAGTAGTCTCCTGTTAGCCTGCTCCAGCTTTTTCTGGCGACTCTCCAGCTCTCGCGCATGTTGCTGCTCTTTCTGCAGCCACTTAATGTACTCCACCGAGGCCTTGAGGATGGTCCCTTTGTTCCAGCGCATATCACTGCCAGAGAACAGAAAAGATAACCTTTTTCACACGTGCGTCGCGTCAGCAGAACCTTCACACACAGGAAAAATACCTTCACAAAAACCCTATTTTTATAGGACTAAGAAATGGTGATTTACATGGCCAATTATTCATTCTCAGACATTACATTGGCTTTGAATGGGAATTTTAATGGAATAGTTAAGTGTGTCTGCAGAAAGCCTATTCCATGGTCCTTCCGTGGTAAAAATTAATTCATGAGTAAAAATAGgtgtcatttgaaaaaaaaaaaaaaaaggaattttggAAGCTGAAGCTAAGTGGAGCCACTGCCAATATCATTACTTGTAAAAAGGAAGGGCGTGTGGTAAAATTGTGTCTTTCATTGGAGTAAGGTGTTGATCAGAGCTAATCTCTTTTATCTTATGTTAATGGAATGGTGATAAAGTGAACCTTCTATTTAAAATTGATCAAAAGTTCAGTTGAGCTGGGCCACTGGATTCCCTTTCTGGAGGTTCGGTTGTGCTTAAAACTGTATTCAAATGGTCTGCGCTTTGACTTTGACCCCTTTTATCATTATTCAAACTGCCGAATGCCACTTCACACTGGGCGAGTAAAGAAGGTCCGATCAGCCTACTGCAGGAAGAGGGGTAGTATTGTATTTTGTGCAGTGATTccatatttcatttgtttttgaggTTATTTATAGGCTAACAGATTAATTTAGATGAATAGATTAGAAGCAGTGAGGGGGCGGAGGTGCCACTTACGGGTCGTTGGACTTCGGTATCAGAGTTCCAAGCTCTTTGATTCTGTAGTTGATGTTGTATCGCCGCCTTCTTTCAACTGtcaaatgaggaaataaagaTTATCACTAtacatgccacacacacacacacacacacacacacacacacacacacacacacacacacacacaaatgtacaaTCAGAGCATCTTACTCAGATTGTGATTGTctttcttctgtctctcttttgctAAGACTCTGGTGTCGTGTTCTATTtcgaaagagagaagagaaaagaagaaggcaggcttttaacaaaaacaaaaacaaaaaaacaccaattCAGCATCTTCATaaaccaaaaacatgtcaaTGAAATTGCACTGATGGTAGATGGCAAATGACTTACTGCTAAACTCACTATTCACTACGAGCCTATTGAGCTCACAACTCTaactgtacacatacacagcaGTATGAGTCCTGTCCTCATTCCCATGCTTCCTCATACACCACTTCTGTGCCCTCTTCTAAAACACCTTCACTGGCAATTAACTCAGCTTCGCAAAGGAAAAGTACTCCATCCGAATCCCGCTCGCGTTCTTCCAAATGATGTGATTGGAATCCGTGATTAGATTTCTCGATTCATTTCTGCTGATTCGATTCGATCGTTTACGCTGTGTGTAACCGCTCTGTGTCCTGCAGCACACTTATGTGAAAAAGATAGTAAGTGACTTATTTTCCTCATTGGAGTGAAGAGTTCTTGAGGCATCCTTAACATTTCCTAAATCAATTAGCTTTAGTTGATGCATGGCTTTCACGGATTGGGGGGCCTCTTTGTGCAATATATACAACACAAGAGATACATCCCATCATATTCAGTTAACTGAAGCAttgaaaatgagaaatgagtgTAGTAAAAGAGGAAGTCGGACAATGTGTACTTTGAGTCACTGTAATAAAGCAGGCAGACAGTGACCTGAAAAACACTCGAGTGTTTTTCTTGCAGATTCATCCTTGTTATGTTTAAGGCACTGGACATGGACTCAAAAGTGTTACTCTAG
Coding sequences within:
- the tfec gene encoding transcription factor EC isoform X2 produces the protein MLSQTENQTSRMFQGHSSVPVSLVRSGVNEQWNSGQWYSSYSYPSTSQNGTYHPTQPPSWSQPYSNWKVQNHLETSKYHLHQAQAQQVKQYLTLGTKLPGQAHPHPGQALGTMPVMRNGHMTPVSDNSTPGSPVTLFTLANSHDTEFPVDEVIDDLIGFESGFNDGSLECMEPSIIMQNNVALNSGMLEVYGGDQEHDTRVLAKERQKKDNHNLIERRRRYNINYRIKELGTLIPKSNDPDMRWNKGTILKASVEYIKWLQKEQQHARELESRQKKLEQANRRLLLRIQELEIQARAHGLPSNLGAAEISSHLLKQQQQQQQQQQQALPAPAVTPGAQTSLYPQDELNGPEYLQRNSLSVLHAGNEGNSSSSGEHADATSTTFSDPLSHFTDFFSATLKEEQRLDELLMEEALSPFGTDPLLSATSPNASKGSSRRSSFSTDDNDDL
- the tfec gene encoding transcription factor EC isoform X5; its protein translation is MPHLSDCSYYMMRDGAQVASVQNHLETSKYHLHQAQAQQVKQYLTLGTKLPGQAHPHPGQALGTMPVMRNGHMTPVSDNSTPGSPVTLFTLANSHDTEFPVDEVIDDLIGFESGFNDGSLECMEPSIIMQNNVALNSGMLEVYGGDQEHDTRVLAKERQKKDNHNLIERRRRYNINYRIKELGTLIPKSNDPDMRWNKGTILKASVEYIKWLQKEQQHARELESRQKKLEQANRRLLLRIQELEIQARAHGLPSNLGAAEISSHLLKQQQQQQQQQQQALPAPAVTPGAQTSLYPQDELNGPEYLQRNSLSVLHAGNEGNSSSSGEHADATSTTFSDPLSHFTDFFSATLKEEQRLDELLMEEALSPFGTDPLLSATSPNASKGSSRRSSFSTDDNDDL
- the tfec gene encoding transcription factor EC isoform X1, translating into MLSQTENQTSRMFQGHSSVPVSLVRSGVNEQWNSGQWYSSYSYPSTSQNGTYHPTQPPSWSQPYSNWKVQNHLETSKYHLHQAQAQQVKQYLTLGTKLPGQAHPHPGQALGTMPVMRNGHMTPVSDNSTPGSPVTLFTLANSHDTEFPVDEVIDDLIGFESGFNDGSLECMEPSIIMQNNVALNSGMLEVYGGDQGMTASHGGLTPPSCPPKLSVKMEVTEHDTRVLAKERQKKDNHNLIERRRRYNINYRIKELGTLIPKSNDPDMRWNKGTILKASVEYIKWLQKEQQHARELESRQKKLEQANRRLLLRIQELEIQARAHGLPSNLGAAEISSHLLKQQQQQQQQQQQALPAPAVTPGAQTSLYPQDELNGPEYLQRNSLSVLHAGNEGNSSSSGEHADATSTTFSDPLSHFTDFFSATLKEEQRLDELLMEEALSPFGTDPLLSATSPNASKGSSRRSSFSTDDNDDL
- the tfec gene encoding transcription factor EC isoform X4, with protein sequence MSHRCVVKVISLTEVQLLPVQNHLETSKYHLHQAQAQQVKQYLTLGTKLPGQAHPHPGQALGTMPVMRNGHMTPVSDNSTPGSPVTLFTLANSHDTEFPVDEVIDDLIGFESGFNDGSLECMEPSIIMQNNVALNSGMLEVYGGDQGMTASHGGLTPPSCPPKLSVKMEVTEHDTRVLAKERQKKDNHNLIERRRRYNINYRIKELGTLIPKSNDPDMRWNKGTILKASVEYIKWLQKEQQHARELESRQKKLEQANRRLLLRIQELEIQARAHGLPSNLGAAEISSHLLKQQQQQQQQQQQALPAPAVTPGAQTSLYPQDELNGPEYLQRNSLSVLHAGNEGNSSSSGEHADATSTTFSDPLSHFTDFFSATLKEEQRLDELLMEEALSPFGTDPLLSATSPNASKGSSRRSSFSTDDNDDL
- the tfec gene encoding transcription factor EC isoform X6 — translated: MPVMRNGHMTPVSDNSTPGSPVTLFTLANSHDTEFPVDEVIDDLIGFESGFNDGSLECMEPSIIMQNNVALNSGMLEVYGGDQGMTASHGGLTPPSCPPKLSVKMEVTEHDTRVLAKERQKKDNHNLIERRRRYNINYRIKELGTLIPKSNDPDMRWNKGTILKASVEYIKWLQKEQQHARELESRQKKLEQANRRLLLRIQELEIQARAHGLPSNLGAAEISSHLLKQQQQQQQQQQQALPAPAVTPGAQTSLYPQDELNGPEYLQRNSLSVLHAGNEGNSSSSGEHADATSTTFSDPLSHFTDFFSATLKEEQRLDELLMEEALSPFGTDPLLSATSPNASKGSSRRSSFSTDDNDDL
- the tfec gene encoding transcription factor EC isoform X3, which codes for MPHLSDCSYYMMRDGAQVASVQNHLETSKYHLHQAQAQQVKQYLTLGTKLPGQAHPHPGQALGTMPVMRNGHMTPVSDNSTPGSPVTLFTLANSHDTEFPVDEVIDDLIGFESGFNDGSLECMEPSIIMQNNVALNSGMLEVYGGDQGMTASHGGLTPPSCPPKLSVKMEVTEHDTRVLAKERQKKDNHNLIERRRRYNINYRIKELGTLIPKSNDPDMRWNKGTILKASVEYIKWLQKEQQHARELESRQKKLEQANRRLLLRIQELEIQARAHGLPSNLGAAEISSHLLKQQQQQQQQQQQALPAPAVTPGAQTSLYPQDELNGPEYLQRNSLSVLHAGNEGNSSSSGEHADATSTTFSDPLSHFTDFFSATLKEEQRLDELLMEEALSPFGTDPLLSATSPNASKGSSRRSSFSTDDNDDL